From one Lotus japonicus ecotype B-129 chromosome 3, LjGifu_v1.2 genomic stretch:
- the LOC130749478 gene encoding probable polygalacturonase At3g15720, producing MLFKSTPMFDIMKLLFSVLMVLSMLTPGLSSTTTFNVLKYGAVGDGKTNDSPAFLKAWTDVCQSNSDVSQLIIPAARTFLLKPITFAGPCKSKYILIQLSGNIVAPTKSGFSGSHLNTWLGFKSINGLAISGKGTIDGQGSAWWKQPCLGNPIPGTECRPPTALTFNRCYRLQLKGFTSINPPRSHITLTSCKKAIIKNLHLIAPGESPNTDGIDISGSRDIQVLNSFIGTGDDCIAVSAGSSLIKITGITCGPGHGISIGSLGGSGEFDTVEDVHVKNCTLTETLTGVRIKTIKGGGGFARRISFEGIRFVRANNPIIIDQYYCVNGMKCETKDQAIKVSDVTFRGITGTSLMDKVINLNCDQNVGCSNIVFEKVYIASAVPGMKVFSFCHNAHGTASHVKPSLNCLLK from the exons ATGTTGTTCAAGAGCACTCCCATGTTTGATATCATG AAGCTCCTTTTCTCTGTTTTAATGGTTCTGAGTATGCTCACTCCCGGATTGAGCAGCACTACAACTTTCAATGTTTTGAAATATGGAGCAGTTGGAGATGGAAAAACCAACGATTCCCCT GCCTTTCTGAAGGCGTGGACAGATGTTTGCCAAAGCAACTCAGATGTATCTCAGCTCATAATACCAGCCGCAAGGACATTCTTGCTGAAACCAATAACCTTCGCTGGTCCATGCAAATCTAAATATATCCTCATTCAG CTTTCAGGGAACATTGTTGCACCTACAAAATCAGGATTTTCTGGATCTCACCTAAACACATGGCTTGGCTTCAAATCCATCAATGGTTTAGCTATCAGTGGAAAAGGGACAATTGATGGTCAAGGCTCTGCCTGGTGGAAGCAACCTTGCTTAGGAAATCCAATACCT GGTACAGAGTGCCGTCCACCAACA GCATTAACATTCAATAGATGCTATCGCCTTCAGCTCAAAGGATTTACAAGCATTAATCCCCCAAGAAGCCATATAACTCTAACAAGCTGCAAGAAGGCCATTATCAAAAACCTCCATTTAATTGCTCCTGGAGAAAGCCCTAATACTGATGGCATTGATATTTCTGGCTCAAGGGACATTCAAGTGCTTAATTCTTTCATTGGAACAG GTGATGATTGCATTGCTGTTAGTGCTGGATCATCCCTAATCAAAATAACTGGTATAACATGTGGTCCAGGCCATGGTATCAG CATTGGATCATTGGGAGGAAGTGGAGAGTTCGACACTGTAGAGGACGTGCATGTGAAGAATTGTACACTGACTGAAACATTAACAGGAGTAAGGATCAAGACAATAAAG GGTGGAGGTGGATTTGCAAGGAGGATCTCATTTGAAGGGATCAGATTTGTTCGAGCCAATAATCCCATTATCATTGATCAGTATTACTGCGTCAATGGAATGAAGTGTGAAACCAAG GATCAAGCGATCAAGGTGAGTGATGTAACTTTCAGAGGAATTACTGGAACATCATTGATGGACAAGGTGATCAATTTGAACTGTGACCAGAATGTGGGGTGCTCCAACATTGTGTTTGAAAAAGTTTATATAGCATCTGCAGTTCCTGGGATGAAGGTTTTCTCTTTCTGCCACAATGCCCATGGAACAGCTTCCCACGTCAAACCATCTTTAAATTGCTTGCTCAAGTAG
- the LOC130748411 gene encoding RHOMBOID-like protein 5 gives MGKRPPHSPDIEAAHYPPPPPIFHAPWPRMWTPWLVPLIFVVNIVMFVYSMYINDCPAYINNEVCLFTEYLGRFSFEPFRENPLLGPSIRTLRYLGALEKDLVVDENEGWRFISCMFLHAGVVHLLANMFSLLFIGVRLEKEFGFVRIGFLYMLSGFGGSLLSILHLRESSTPNTVSVGASGALFGLLGAMLSELLTNWSIYANKCAALTSMLVIIGLNLAVGFLPHVDNSAHIGGFLAGFFLGFVLLMRPQYGYVNRKYIPPGYDVKRKSKYKCYQYFFLVSSVIILLVGYAYGLAKLYIGTPEETFSYLESQPS, from the exons ATGGGGAAGAGGCCGCCGCACTCCCCCGACATTGAGGCGGCACACTACCCTCCGCCGCCTCCAATTTTCCACGCGCCATGGCCTAGGATGTGGACACCGTGGTTGGTGCCATTGATTTTTGTGGTGAATATTGTAATGTTCGTGTATTCCATGTATATCAATGATTGTCCTGCATACATTAATAATGAGGTTTGCCTTTTCACCGAGTATCTTGGAAGGTTCTCTTTTGAACCCTTCAGGGAAAACCCCCTCCTTGGCCCTTCCATTCGCAC GCTACGGTACTTAGGAGCACTTGAAAAGGACCTGGTGGTGGATGAAAATGAAGGATGGCGCTTCATCTCTTGCATGTTTCTTCACGCTGGAGTCGTTCATTTACTTGCCAATATGTTCAGTCTTCTATTCATAGGAGTTCGCCTTGAGAAGGAATTTGGATTTG TGAGGATTGGATTCTTATACATGCTTTCTGGTTTCGGTGGAAGCTTGTTGTCTATCTTACATTTGAGAGAATCCTCAACACCAAATACCGTATCAGTTGGCGCATCTGGGGCACTTTTTGGACTTCTAGGAGCCATGCTTTCTGAGCTTCTAACAAATTGGAGCATCTACGCAAATAAG TGTGCAGCTCTCACAAGTATGCTGGTGATTATCGGACTGAATTTGGCTGTTGGATTTCTACCTCATGTGGACAATTCAGCTCATATAGGAGGATTTCTAGCAGGGTTTTTCCTTGGTTTTGTTCTTCTGATGCGCCCTCAATATGGATATGTAAACCGCAAATATATACCTCCAGGATATGATGTGAAACGTAAATCCAAGTACAAATGCTATCAATATTTCTTCCTGGTCTCGTCAGTGATTATCTTGCTTGTGGG GTATGCATATGGCCTAGCCAAGTTGTACATAGGAACACCAGAGGAAACATTTTCCTACCTAGAGAGTCAACCGAGCTGA
- the LOC130748412 gene encoding DCC family protein At1g52590, chloroplastic isoform X2, whose translation MGFAIGGSVKLLCGLPHTTQTQSQANCSNSMALLLPPSAAVGRFSSTVSSLRPRKLNNTFATLSQTRSEEANWVEATSSFFDQDKRPIMLFDGVCNLCNGGVKFVRDNDRNKTIRYEPLQSEAGKMLLRRSGRAPDDISSVVLVENDRSYIKSEAVLKIMEYIDFPFPQLAFLVQFVPLDRIIMYLERSVSNQKFQR comes from the exons ATGGGCTTTGCCATTGGAGGGAGTGTGAAGCTATTGTGTGGTCTTCCTCACACCACACAGACACAGTCACAAGCAAACTGTTCCAATTCCATGGCTCTTCTGCTTCCTCCCTCTGCTGCTGTTGGACGCTTCAGCTCAACCGTGTCCTCACTGCGTCCACGAAAACTTAACAACACCTTTGCCACTCTCTCACAAACCCGGAGTGAAGAAGCCAACTGGGTTGAAGCAACTTCCAGCTTCTTCGACCAAGACAAACGACCCATCATGTTGTTTGATG GTGTGTGCAATTTGTGTAATGGGGGTGTGAAGTTCGTTCGTGATAATGATCGAAATAA GACAATTAGATATGAACCTCTTCAGAGTGAAGCAGGTAAAATGTTACTCAGGAGATCTGGAAGAGCCCCTGATGATATCTCAAGTGTTGTGCTTGTTGAAAATGACAG ATCATACATAAAGTCAGAAGCTGTGCTGAAGATAATGGAATACATAGACTTTCCCTTTCCTCAGCTAGCATTTCTTGTTCAATTTGTGCCTCT CGACCGAATAATCATGTACCTGGAAAGATCAGTTTCAAACCAGAAATTTCAGAGGTAA
- the LOC130748412 gene encoding DCC family protein At1g52590, chloroplastic isoform X1: protein MGFAIGGSVKLLCGLPHTTQTQSQANCSNSMALLLPPSAAVGRFSSTVSSLRPRKLNNTFATLSQTRSEEANWVEATSSFFDQDKRPIMLFDGVCNLCNGGVKFVRDNDRNKTIRYEPLQSEAGKMLLRRSGRAPDDISSVVLVENDRSYIKSEAVLKIMEYIDFPFPQLAFLVQFVPLFIRDFAYDNVANNRYTIFGRSESCEI from the exons ATGGGCTTTGCCATTGGAGGGAGTGTGAAGCTATTGTGTGGTCTTCCTCACACCACACAGACACAGTCACAAGCAAACTGTTCCAATTCCATGGCTCTTCTGCTTCCTCCCTCTGCTGCTGTTGGACGCTTCAGCTCAACCGTGTCCTCACTGCGTCCACGAAAACTTAACAACACCTTTGCCACTCTCTCACAAACCCGGAGTGAAGAAGCCAACTGGGTTGAAGCAACTTCCAGCTTCTTCGACCAAGACAAACGACCCATCATGTTGTTTGATG GTGTGTGCAATTTGTGTAATGGGGGTGTGAAGTTCGTTCGTGATAATGATCGAAATAA GACAATTAGATATGAACCTCTTCAGAGTGAAGCAGGTAAAATGTTACTCAGGAGATCTGGAAGAGCCCCTGATGATATCTCAAGTGTTGTGCTTGTTGAAAATGACAG ATCATACATAAAGTCAGAAGCTGTGCTGAAGATAATGGAATACATAGACTTTCCCTTTCCTCAGCTAGCATTTCTTGTTCAATTTGTGCCTCT GTTTATCAGGGATTTTGCTTATGACAATGTTGCAAACAATCGTTACACGATATTTGGTCGTTCAGAATCATGTGAAATATAG
- the LOC130748413 gene encoding uncharacterized protein LOC130748413, with product MNSVKSLQVLSQGVTLGMIVTSALIIWKALMCITGSESPVVVVLSESMEPGFKRGDILFLRMSKEPIRAGEIAVFNVDGREIPIVHRVIMVHEREDNGEVDVLTKGDNNNEDDRLLYAHGQLWLQRHHIMGRAVGFLPYVGWVTIFMTEKPIIKYILIGALGLLMITSKD from the exons atgaATTCTGTCAAATCTCTTCAGGTCCTCAGCCAGGGTGTTACTCTCG GCATGATTGTCACGTCTGCACTAATAATTTGGAAGGCGTTGATGTGCATCACTGGCAGTGAATCACCTGTTGTCGTTGTTCTTTCTGAAAGCATGGAACCGGGGTTCAAGCGG GGGGACATCTTGTTCTTGCGCATGAGTAAAGAACCAATTCGTGCAGGGGAGATTGCGGTGTTTAATGTGGAT GGACGTGAGATTCCAATTGTTCATCGTGTAATCATG GTACATGAAAGGGAAGATAATGGGGAGGTTGATGTTCTCACAAAAG GAGATAACAACAATGAGGATGACAGGCTTCTGTATGCTCATGGTCAGCTTTGGCTGCAAAGGCACCACATTATGGGTAGAGCTGTCGG GTTCTTACCTTATGTTGGCTGGGTGACAATTTTTATGACAGAAAAGCCTATCATCAAG TATATTCTCATTGGTGCTTTGGGGTTGCTCATGATAACTTCGAAAGATTAA